One stretch of Bacteroidia bacterium DNA includes these proteins:
- a CDS encoding cobalamin B12-binding domain-containing protein, whose amino-acid sequence MSKQIRVLIAKIGLDGHDRGAKVIATALRDAGMEVIYTGLRHTPEMVVQAALQEDVDVIGVSILSGAHNTVFPRLIELMKENEMEDVLLIGGGIIPDDDAKELNKQGVARLFPPGTSMDEIIDFIRSKVMS is encoded by the coding sequence ATGAGTAAACAAATAAGAGTATTAATCGCGAAAATAGGTTTAGACGGCCATGACCGAGGTGCAAAAGTGATTGCAACTGCCTTGCGCGATGCCGGCATGGAGGTAATCTACACAGGGCTGAGACACACTCCCGAAATGGTTGTACAGGCTGCCCTACAAGAAGATGTGGACGTGATTGGAGTCAGCATTCTTTCAGGCGCGCACAACACAGTATTTCCTCGACTCATTGAATTGATGAAAGAAAATGAAATGGAAGATGTTTTACTGATTGGAGGTGGTATCATTCCTGATGATGATGCAAAAGAACTGAACAAACAAGGTGTAGCCCGTCTATTTCCGCCCGGAACTTCAATGGATGAAATTATTGATTTTATCCGTTCCAAAGTCATGAGCTAG